From the Burkholderia mayonis genome, one window contains:
- a CDS encoding penicillin-binding protein 1A, with product MNRRIVSSFLDRCAARLAAAKPHAAAVLRRLRHPTRRGVALAIAAVPALFLLYVLALIPFTPSIGDIRKARVDAPAQILSADGKLLAEFKPSNREWVPLAGISPKMVDALISTEDHRFYEHHGLDWRRTAGAALRTFSGERQGGSTITQQLARNLYPDEIGRAPTLTRKLKEAITALKIEAVYSKAQILETYLNTVPFLYNAYGVEMAARTYFDKSADQLDALDAATLVGMLKGNSYYNPVLNPERALARRNTVLAQMVKYGKLSPAAYASLQKKPLRIDFERQKEPPGPAPHFAQQLRKWLIAWADRNDYNVYSDGLVVRTTIDSRLQAYATQALARQTNQLQGIANGMWNAGSGCAPGNPLFRAFVRETPAFRAALDGGATEDAALKHLLADRGFTRALCKAKADVQAGFLAIDPRNGQIKAWVGSRDFTTEPFDHVQQARRQPGSTFKPFVYGAAFAGGATPDDTFVDQPVEIPLKGGEIWRPDDDASPTGKPMTLRDAIAYSRNRITAQLMMKVGPQKVARLARAMGVRDSELDAVPSLALGTSPVTLKEMVSAYATIANVGEYVEPRMVTRIEDRNGEALAEFASASPERALDAAPARTLIDVMRGVVERGTGAAIRSRYGIRADVAGKTGTTQGDTDGWFILMQPQLVAGAWVGFDDGRVTLGSVWGQGARSALPIVGDFYQRAIRARIIDTRERFATEAPPSAFDTFRDKLNDWYRYLFEKAEPQKAAPPKAPRAPVEEAMPASEVEAASEAAAAAAFASEASAAAVASAASGVPFAAPGGASAVTPEMPPLLPSTPPLSPPAAQPGNGLPNDNAPMSPTPTPDAPAASGAAGVN from the coding sequence GTGAATCGCCGAATCGTGTCGTCCTTCCTCGACCGCTGCGCGGCCAGGCTCGCCGCCGCGAAGCCGCACGCCGCCGCCGTCCTCCGTCGCCTGCGCCATCCGACGCGACGCGGCGTCGCGCTCGCCATCGCCGCCGTGCCGGCGCTGTTCCTGCTCTACGTGCTCGCGCTGATCCCGTTCACGCCGAGCATTGGCGACATCCGCAAGGCGCGCGTCGACGCGCCCGCGCAGATCCTGTCCGCCGACGGCAAGCTGCTCGCCGAATTCAAGCCGTCGAACCGCGAATGGGTGCCGCTCGCGGGCATCTCGCCGAAGATGGTCGATGCGCTGATCTCGACTGAAGACCACCGCTTCTACGAGCACCACGGCCTCGACTGGCGCCGCACGGCGGGCGCCGCGCTGCGCACGTTCTCGGGCGAGCGGCAGGGCGGCTCGACGATCACGCAGCAGCTCGCGCGCAATCTGTATCCGGACGAGATCGGCCGCGCGCCGACGCTCACGCGCAAGCTGAAGGAAGCGATCACCGCGCTGAAGATCGAGGCGGTCTACAGCAAGGCGCAGATTCTCGAGACGTATCTGAACACGGTCCCGTTCCTGTACAACGCGTACGGTGTCGAGATGGCCGCGCGCACGTACTTCGACAAATCGGCCGATCAGCTCGACGCGCTCGACGCCGCGACGCTCGTCGGCATGCTGAAGGGCAACAGCTACTACAACCCGGTGCTGAACCCGGAGCGCGCGCTCGCGCGGCGCAACACGGTGCTCGCGCAGATGGTGAAGTATGGGAAGTTGTCGCCGGCCGCGTATGCGTCGCTGCAGAAGAAGCCGCTGCGGATCGACTTCGAGCGGCAGAAGGAGCCGCCCGGCCCCGCGCCGCATTTCGCGCAGCAACTGCGCAAGTGGCTGATCGCGTGGGCCGACCGCAACGACTACAACGTCTACTCGGACGGCCTCGTCGTGCGCACGACGATCGATTCGCGGCTGCAGGCGTATGCGACGCAGGCGCTCGCGCGACAGACGAATCAGCTGCAAGGGATCGCGAACGGGATGTGGAACGCCGGCAGCGGCTGCGCGCCGGGCAATCCGCTGTTCCGCGCGTTCGTGCGCGAGACGCCGGCGTTCCGCGCGGCGCTCGACGGCGGCGCGACCGAAGACGCGGCGCTCAAGCATCTGCTCGCCGATCGCGGGTTCACGCGCGCGCTGTGCAAGGCGAAGGCCGACGTGCAGGCGGGCTTTCTCGCGATCGATCCGCGCAACGGACAGATCAAGGCGTGGGTCGGCAGCCGCGACTTCACGACCGAGCCGTTCGATCACGTGCAGCAGGCGCGCCGGCAGCCGGGCTCGACGTTCAAGCCGTTCGTCTACGGCGCGGCGTTCGCGGGCGGCGCGACGCCCGACGACACGTTCGTCGATCAGCCGGTCGAGATCCCGCTGAAGGGCGGCGAGATCTGGCGGCCCGACGACGACGCATCGCCGACCGGCAAGCCGATGACGCTGCGCGACGCGATCGCGTATTCGCGCAACCGGATCACCGCGCAACTGATGATGAAGGTCGGCCCGCAGAAGGTCGCGCGGCTCGCGCGCGCGATGGGCGTGCGCGACAGCGAGCTCGACGCGGTGCCGTCGCTCGCGCTCGGCACGAGCCCCGTGACGCTGAAGGAGATGGTGTCCGCATACGCGACGATCGCGAACGTCGGCGAATACGTCGAGCCGCGGATGGTCACGCGCATCGAGGATCGCAATGGCGAAGCGCTCGCCGAGTTCGCGAGCGCGTCGCCCGAGCGTGCGCTCGATGCGGCGCCCGCGCGCACGCTGATCGACGTGATGCGCGGCGTCGTCGAGCGCGGCACCGGCGCGGCGATCCGCTCGCGTTATGGCATTCGCGCGGATGTCGCGGGAAAGACCGGCACGACGCAGGGCGACACAGACGGCTGGTTCATCCTGATGCAGCCGCAGCTCGTCGCGGGCGCATGGGTCGGCTTCGACGATGGTCGCGTGACGCTCGGCAGCGTTTGGGGGCAGGGCGCGAGGAGTGCGCTGCCGATCGTCGGCGATTTCTATCAGCGGGCGATCCGCGCGCGGATCATCGACACGCGCGAGCGCTTCGCGACCGAGGCGCCGCCGAGCGCGTTCGACACGTTCCGCGACAAGCTCAACGACTGGTATCGCTATCTGTTCGAGAAAGCCGAACCGCAGAAGGCCGCGCCGCCGAAGGCGCCGCGCGCGCCGGTGGAGGAGGCGATGCCGGCTTCCGAGGTCGAGGCGGCGTCCGAGGCGGCCGCGGCGGCGGCGTTCGCGTCCGAAGCGTCGGCGGCGGCGGTGGCGTCGGCCGCGAGCGGCGTGCCGTTCGCCGCGCCGGGCGGCGCTTCAGCGGTCACGCCGGAGATGCCGCCGTTGTTGCCGTCGACGCCGCCGCTGTCTCCGCCCGCCGCGCAGCCGGGCAACGGCTTGCCGAACGACAACGCGCCGATGTCGCCGACGCCGACGCCCGATGCGCCGGCCGCGAGCGGAGCGGCCGGCGTCAATTAG
- a CDS encoding alpha/beta fold hydrolase, protein MKKATPLVMIHGLMGSLNFYAPRERIRTVAIHTPDLIGYGQLKDVCEPEITLASQTAHVVRYLNEQVDEPCMLLGHSVGGAIAMLVAVAAPERVRGIINVEGNFTLADAFWCRKIAALSDEDWHAEHERLVADPKEWLTNGDVAIMPQRVEWARGALANQPRGTIRAMARAVVAETGDASYLPRIRSVVEHGTPLFLLAGERSASGWDLPDWAQSAARDYVVQKDVGHMMMLEQPDEFCRIVEDMVAQLREA, encoded by the coding sequence ATGAAAAAAGCCACGCCGTTGGTCATGATTCACGGCCTGATGGGTTCATTGAATTTCTACGCGCCCCGCGAGCGCATCCGCACCGTAGCAATCCATACACCGGACCTGATCGGCTACGGTCAATTGAAGGACGTGTGCGAGCCCGAGATCACTCTTGCGAGCCAGACCGCGCACGTCGTGCGCTACTTGAACGAACAGGTCGACGAGCCGTGCATGCTGCTTGGGCACAGCGTCGGTGGCGCCATCGCGATGCTCGTTGCGGTAGCGGCACCCGAGCGTGTGCGCGGCATCATCAACGTCGAAGGGAACTTCACTCTCGCCGATGCGTTCTGGTGCCGCAAGATCGCCGCCCTCTCCGACGAGGACTGGCACGCCGAGCACGAGCGGCTCGTCGCTGATCCAAAAGAATGGCTGACAAACGGCGATGTCGCGATCATGCCGCAACGCGTCGAATGGGCGCGTGGCGCTCTAGCGAATCAACCGCGCGGAACCATTCGGGCAATGGCGCGCGCGGTAGTGGCGGAGACGGGCGACGCCAGCTATCTGCCGCGGATCCGCTCGGTCGTCGAACATGGGACCCCGCTGTTTCTACTCGCGGGCGAACGCTCTGCGTCCGGATGGGATTTACCGGACTGGGCGCAGTCAGCCGCGCGCGATTACGTCGTGCAGAAGGATGTCGGCCACATGATGATGCTTGAGCAGCCGGACGAATTCTGCCGCATCGTCGAAGACATGGTCGCCCAGCTCAGGGAAGCTTGA
- a CDS encoding antibiotic biosynthesis monooxygenase family protein: MSIAKTGTAPYYAVIFTSVRTEEDNGHQKMADAMFELAAKQPGYLGVESAGEDFGITVSYWESLEAIAAWKENVAHVAAQRLGRDAWYSMYKTRVCRVERDYVYEASQNCCE, encoded by the coding sequence ATGTCCATCGCGAAGACTGGCACTGCGCCATATTACGCGGTAATTTTCACGTCAGTGCGCACCGAAGAGGACAATGGCCATCAAAAGATGGCCGACGCGATGTTCGAGCTCGCGGCAAAACAGCCGGGATATCTCGGCGTCGAGTCCGCCGGCGAAGACTTCGGCATTACGGTGTCCTATTGGGAGAGCCTTGAGGCGATCGCAGCGTGGAAGGAGAACGTCGCGCACGTGGCCGCGCAACGGCTCGGCCGCGACGCCTGGTACAGCATGTACAAGACGCGGGTTTGCCGCGTCGAACGCGATTACGTGTACGAGGCGTCACAAAACTGCTGCGAATGA
- a CDS encoding type III secretion system chaperone — MTNTLLSAFGAQIGLSDLKFDATGVCQLRIDGLKLALYDNRALNCLTLLGELPMPVADTLQHDVWIRFVLAGQFGALHEHVPIVGLNPQTDALVAMRHLPPENLSLERLTDAFAGLVEWLAAWSCESSAIEQSASAAPHDARHSTRRYDPLAHA; from the coding sequence ATGACGAACACGTTGCTGAGCGCGTTCGGTGCGCAGATCGGGCTGTCCGATCTGAAATTCGATGCGACCGGCGTGTGCCAGTTGAGGATAGACGGTCTGAAGCTGGCGCTCTACGACAACCGCGCGCTGAACTGCCTGACGCTGCTCGGCGAATTGCCGATGCCCGTGGCCGACACGCTGCAGCACGACGTCTGGATTCGCTTCGTGCTCGCCGGCCAATTCGGCGCGTTGCACGAACACGTGCCGATCGTCGGCCTGAATCCGCAGACGGATGCGCTGGTGGCGATGCGGCATTTGCCGCCCGAGAACCTGTCGCTCGAGCGCCTGACGGACGCGTTCGCCGGGCTCGTCGAATGGCTGGCGGCCTGGAGCTGCGAATCTTCCGCAATCGAGCAGTCGGCATCCGCCGCACCGCACGATGCGCGCCACTCAACTCGCCGATACGATCCACTTGCCCATGCTTGA
- a CDS encoding thioredoxin family protein, protein MKTAIRKLTASLLFAAATACFAAGAPHAPEHLPPGIAWRQGDVDAAFAEAKRTNKPLFLYWGAVWCPSCNQVKSTIFSQQAFKSRSSFFVPVYLDGDTENAQKIGDRFKVRGYPTMILFRPDGAEVTRLPGEVDLDRYMQALSIGLNAAHPFKQTLAAALKDGARVTPDDWRVLADYSWDTDGDLPVPNERVATTLQTLASHARADHANAEAPRLELKAVVSAAVGDPPQQGDIDKTAGAAAVRDALRDPKRARADYDVLVAAPADVVKYLAGGDAAARATLAKQFDAALARLSADTSLAAIDRTMALHGRVRVARLDAKPGAPLPAPLAEAVRRQTASAVAKSTNVYARQAVVSEAADTLTDAGQFDAADALLKAELARSPTPYYFMSGLAANAKARGDRSAALDWYRKAYEAASGPATRLRWGAAYFANAVDLAPDDAARIRQIANDVLTQAGQTRNAFYGANRRALTRVVTQLAHWRQGGAHDATVRAVVKQFEGMCGKLPAGDPQVGTCESLIKTAKA, encoded by the coding sequence ATGAAAACCGCGATTCGAAAGCTGACGGCGTCGCTACTTTTTGCCGCCGCGACCGCCTGCTTTGCCGCCGGCGCGCCGCATGCGCCCGAGCATCTGCCGCCCGGCATCGCGTGGCGGCAAGGCGACGTCGACGCCGCGTTCGCCGAGGCGAAGCGCACGAACAAGCCGCTGTTTCTTTACTGGGGCGCCGTCTGGTGCCCGTCATGCAATCAGGTGAAGTCGACGATCTTCAGCCAGCAGGCGTTCAAGTCGCGCTCGTCGTTCTTCGTGCCGGTCTATCTCGACGGCGACACGGAGAACGCGCAGAAGATCGGCGACCGCTTCAAGGTGCGCGGCTATCCGACGATGATCCTGTTCCGGCCGGACGGCGCCGAAGTCACGCGGCTGCCGGGCGAAGTCGATCTCGACCGCTACATGCAGGCGCTGTCGATCGGCCTGAACGCCGCGCATCCGTTCAAGCAGACGCTCGCGGCCGCGCTGAAGGACGGCGCGCGCGTGACGCCCGACGACTGGCGCGTGCTCGCCGATTACTCGTGGGATACCGACGGCGATCTGCCGGTGCCGAACGAGCGCGTCGCGACGACGCTGCAGACGCTCGCGAGCCATGCGCGCGCGGATCATGCGAACGCCGAAGCGCCGCGGCTCGAATTGAAGGCGGTCGTGTCGGCGGCGGTCGGCGATCCGCCGCAGCAAGGCGACATCGACAAGACAGCGGGCGCCGCCGCCGTGCGCGACGCGCTGCGCGATCCGAAGCGCGCGCGCGCCGATTACGACGTGCTCGTCGCGGCGCCGGCCGACGTCGTCAAGTATCTGGCCGGCGGCGACGCGGCGGCGCGCGCGACGCTCGCGAAGCAGTTCGATGCGGCGCTCGCGCGGCTGTCGGCCGACACGTCGCTCGCCGCGATCGACCGGACGATGGCGCTGCACGGCCGCGTGCGCGTCGCGCGGCTCGACGCGAAGCCGGGCGCGCCGCTGCCGGCCCCGCTTGCGGAGGCGGTGCGCCGGCAGACCGCGTCGGCGGTCGCCAAATCGACGAACGTCTATGCGCGGCAGGCGGTCGTGAGCGAAGCGGCCGACACGCTGACCGACGCCGGCCAGTTCGACGCGGCTGACGCGCTGCTGAAGGCGGAGCTCGCGCGCTCGCCGACGCCGTATTACTTCATGTCGGGGCTCGCGGCGAACGCGAAGGCGCGCGGCGATCGATCGGCCGCGCTCGACTGGTACCGGAAGGCGTATGAGGCGGCGAGCGGTCCGGCGACGCGGCTGCGCTGGGGCGCGGCGTATTTCGCGAACGCGGTCGACCTCGCGCCGGACGACGCCGCGCGAATCCGGCAGATTGCAAACGACGTGCTGACGCAGGCGGGCCAGACGCGCAACGCATTCTACGGCGCGAACCGGCGCGCGCTGACGCGGGTCGTCACGCAGCTCGCGCATTGGCGGCAGGGCGGCGCGCACGACGCGACCGTGCGGGCGGTCGTCAAGCAGTTCGAAGGCATGTGCGGGAAACTGCCGGCGGGCGATCCGCAGGTCGGGACCTGCGAGAGCCTGATCAAGACGGCGAAGGCGTGA
- a CDS encoding porin — MKQTKRLAALAVPAGLLLSAGAHAQSSVTLYGIVDAGIAYVHNVQGADGRNQSSLVKFSSGNLSGSRWGLKGAEDLGGGLAALFQLENGFNLGTGVQNGNREFGRKAIVGLTSNTWGAVTLGRQYDPVVDLVQGLTEDNYFGGVFATPGDLDNYDNSLRVSNSVKYTSPVLSGFQFAALYGFGGVAGATGSGRTYSFAASYANGPLSLGAGYLYADGGTTAANGVRTWTGSSDTLFNTVINQGFASAKSIQIVRVGGQYVLGSATFGLAYSNTQYGRDSRSTFNETAKFNSGSAFFNYQFSPALRAGLGYNYTSLTGPASAHYHQVNLGAGYALSKRTDLYALLGYQKASGRTLGANGSVIDAQASVGSYGANSGTDSQELAIVGIRHKF, encoded by the coding sequence ATGAAGCAAACGAAGCGTCTTGCGGCACTCGCCGTGCCGGCCGGCCTCCTGCTGTCCGCCGGCGCTCATGCGCAAAGCAGCGTCACGCTGTACGGGATCGTCGATGCGGGCATCGCATACGTGCACAACGTCCAGGGAGCCGACGGCCGCAATCAGTCGTCGCTCGTGAAATTCAGCAGCGGCAATCTGTCGGGCAGCCGCTGGGGCCTGAAGGGCGCCGAGGATCTGGGCGGCGGCCTCGCGGCGCTGTTCCAGCTCGAAAACGGCTTCAATCTCGGCACCGGCGTGCAGAACGGCAATCGCGAGTTCGGCCGGAAGGCGATCGTCGGCCTGACGAGCAACACGTGGGGCGCCGTGACGCTCGGCCGCCAATACGATCCGGTCGTCGATCTCGTGCAGGGGCTCACCGAGGACAACTACTTCGGCGGCGTGTTCGCGACGCCGGGCGATCTCGACAACTACGACAACAGCCTGCGCGTCAGCAACTCGGTGAAGTACACGAGCCCGGTGCTGTCGGGCTTCCAGTTCGCCGCGCTGTACGGCTTCGGCGGCGTCGCGGGCGCGACGGGCAGCGGCCGCACGTATAGCTTCGCGGCGAGCTACGCGAACGGACCGTTGTCGCTCGGCGCGGGCTATCTGTATGCGGACGGCGGCACGACCGCGGCGAACGGCGTGCGCACGTGGACGGGCAGCTCGGACACGCTGTTCAACACGGTGATCAACCAGGGCTTCGCGAGCGCGAAGTCGATTCAGATCGTGCGCGTCGGCGGTCAGTACGTGCTCGGCTCGGCGACGTTCGGCCTCGCGTACTCGAACACGCAATACGGCCGCGATTCGCGGTCGACGTTCAACGAGACCGCGAAGTTCAACAGCGGCTCCGCGTTCTTCAACTACCAATTCTCGCCGGCGCTGCGCGCGGGCCTGGGTTACAACTACACGTCGCTGACGGGGCCGGCTTCCGCACACTATCACCAGGTGAATCTCGGCGCCGGCTACGCGCTGTCGAAGCGCACCGATCTGTACGCGCTGCTCGGCTACCAGAAGGCGAGCGGCCGCACGCTCGGCGCGAACGGCTCGGTGATCGATGCGCAGGCATCCGTCGGCTCGTATGGCGCGAACTCGGGCACCGATTCGCAGGAGCTCGCGATCGTCGGGATTCGGCACAAGTTCTGA
- a CDS encoding cupin domain-containing protein: MKKQPKHPNVVNVDDVDEIAHMNGDHWGGAYKPLTPLLDASAGRLGVNLSRVPPGRTSCPFHTHAREDEVFFIVSGRGVLRYGDALREVGPGDCISCPANSGVGHQLANPFDKDLIYLGIGMNDPHEVCTYPDSGKVMVRSLQSVGRLTKTEYMDGEPDLPRIFELVPAEQEKQSKKKAKRGK, from the coding sequence ATGAAAAAGCAGCCCAAGCATCCGAATGTCGTCAACGTCGACGACGTCGACGAGATCGCACACATGAACGGCGATCATTGGGGCGGCGCGTACAAGCCGCTGACGCCGCTGCTCGATGCGAGTGCGGGGCGGCTCGGCGTCAACCTGTCGCGCGTGCCGCCGGGGCGGACGTCTTGTCCGTTCCACACGCATGCGCGCGAAGACGAAGTCTTTTTCATCGTGTCCGGACGCGGCGTGCTCCGGTACGGAGACGCACTCCGCGAAGTCGGCCCAGGCGATTGCATTTCGTGTCCGGCGAACAGCGGCGTCGGACATCAGCTCGCGAATCCGTTCGATAAAGACCTGATCTACCTCGGCATCGGCATGAACGATCCGCACGAGGTCTGCACCTATCCGGACAGCGGCAAAGTGATGGTGCGCAGCCTGCAGAGCGTGGGACGGCTGACGAAGACGGAGTACATGGACGGCGAACCGGATCTGCCGCGGATCTTCGAGCTCGTGCCGGCGGAGCAAGAGAAGCAATCGAAGAAGAAGGCAAAGCGCGGCAAATAG
- a CDS encoding amidase, which translates to MKRRQFLHTLGALGSAQSVLADTHASAARASNDRSGESAPMSLHEGPGASQAVRETLDRIARIDRDGPRLNAIVELNPDAEAIARALDAERDAGTVRGPLHGVTVALKDNIATGDRMATTAGSLALDGVRATRDAHLVARLRRAGAVIVAKTNLSEWANFRSTRSTSGWSARGGLSRNPYALDRTTSGSSSGSAVAVAAGLVAMAVGTETDGSIVSPAAINGCVGLKPTVGRVSRDGIVPLSHTQDTAGPIARTVRDAALLLGALAGRDANDSATANAPAPAGYVGALDANALRGARIGVARAYFTGHDEVDAQIERAIAEMKRLGAVVIDPVDLPKPDYEDDEKTVLLHEFKHGLPVWLRTFAPHARVRTLADVIAFNEAQHAREMPYFGQELLLRAQEAGGLDAAAYRDALARCGRRARDEGLARVLREQRLDALVAPTEGTAWLIDLINGDSAGGGFSTPAAVAGFPHLTVPAGHVRGLPVGVSFVGAPWSEARLLALGYAFEQATRWRREPRYVERSNVPVVDA; encoded by the coding sequence ATGAAACGACGTCAATTCCTTCATACGCTCGGCGCGCTGGGTTCGGCGCAATCCGTTCTCGCGGATACGCATGCATCGGCAGCGCGGGCTTCCAACGATCGCAGCGGCGAATCGGCGCCGATGTCCTTGCACGAGGGGCCGGGCGCGTCGCAGGCGGTGCGCGAGACGCTCGATCGCATCGCGCGCATCGATCGCGACGGCCCGCGCCTGAACGCGATCGTCGAATTGAATCCGGACGCCGAAGCGATCGCGCGCGCGCTCGACGCCGAACGGGACGCGGGCACCGTGCGCGGTCCGCTACACGGCGTGACCGTCGCGCTGAAGGACAACATCGCGACGGGCGACCGGATGGCGACGACGGCCGGTTCGCTCGCGCTCGACGGCGTGCGCGCGACGCGCGATGCGCATCTCGTCGCGCGGCTGCGGCGCGCGGGCGCGGTGATCGTCGCGAAGACCAATCTGAGCGAGTGGGCGAACTTTCGCTCGACGCGCTCGACGAGCGGCTGGAGCGCGCGCGGCGGGCTGTCGCGCAATCCGTACGCGCTCGACCGGACGACGAGCGGCTCGAGCTCCGGCTCGGCGGTGGCGGTTGCGGCGGGGCTCGTCGCGATGGCGGTCGGCACCGAGACCGACGGCTCGATCGTATCGCCCGCCGCGATCAACGGCTGCGTCGGGCTGAAGCCGACGGTCGGACGCGTGAGCCGCGACGGGATCGTGCCGCTGTCGCACACGCAGGATACGGCGGGGCCGATCGCGCGCACGGTCCGCGACGCGGCGCTGCTGCTCGGCGCGCTCGCGGGCCGCGACGCGAACGATTCCGCGACGGCGAACGCGCCGGCGCCTGCCGGCTACGTCGGCGCGCTCGACGCGAATGCGCTGCGCGGCGCGCGGATCGGCGTCGCGCGCGCGTACTTCACCGGGCATGACGAAGTCGACGCGCAGATCGAGCGCGCGATCGCGGAGATGAAGCGGCTCGGCGCGGTCGTGATCGATCCGGTCGATCTGCCGAAGCCCGATTACGAAGACGACGAGAAAACCGTGCTGCTGCACGAGTTCAAGCACGGCTTGCCGGTGTGGCTGCGCACGTTCGCGCCGCATGCGCGCGTGCGCACGCTCGCCGATGTGATCGCGTTCAACGAAGCGCAGCATGCGCGGGAGATGCCGTATTTCGGCCAGGAGCTGTTGTTGCGCGCGCAGGAGGCAGGCGGACTCGACGCCGCCGCTTATCGCGACGCGCTCGCTCGCTGCGGCCGCCGTGCGCGTGACGAGGGGCTCGCGCGCGTGCTGCGCGAGCAGCGGCTCGATGCGCTCGTCGCGCCGACGGAAGGCACCGCGTGGCTGATCGATCTGATCAACGGCGACAGCGCCGGCGGCGGCTTCTCGACGCCCGCCGCGGTCGCGGGCTTTCCGCATTTGACGGTGCCTGCGGGGCACGTGCGCGGCTTGCCGGTCGGCGTGTCGTTCGTCGGCGCGCCGTGGAGCGAGGCGCGGCTGCTCGCGCTCGGCTATGCGTTCGAGCAGGCGACGCGGTGGCGGCGCGAGCCGCGATATGTCGAGCGGTCGAATGTTCCGGTGGTCGATGCGTGA
- a CDS encoding efflux RND transporter permease subunit: protein MIDAVSARFRPIVMTSMAFVLGVVPLVTAMGAGAESRRSIGTGAFGGVLAATLSGLVFAPIAFHVVASLGRRTAECGREPSERGVAANE, encoded by the coding sequence GTGATCGACGCGGTGTCGGCGCGCTTCCGGCCGATCGTGATGACGTCGATGGCGTTCGTGCTCGGCGTCGTGCCGCTCGTGACCGCAATGGGCGCGGGCGCCGAGAGCCGCCGCTCGATTGGCACGGGCGCATTCGGCGGCGTGCTGGCCGCGACGCTGTCCGGGCTCGTGTTCGCGCCGATCGCGTTCCATGTGGTCGCGTCGCTCGGGCGGCGGACTGCCGAGTGCGGCCGCGAGCCGAGCGAGCGCGGCGTCGCGGCGAACGAATGA
- a CDS encoding metallopeptidase TldD-related protein, with protein sequence MTDFMKPWRAAPIDWHAHFARLADEAERLKQPGETVLLWFAGETSDFIRFNAGKIRQTGRVLQGKLGVRLVGGARQASVTQTVCGDPATDLPALAAALATLRDGLRDAPDDPHLLFDTSSWRQSTRRTGRLPDPDALARLVADAARGLDFVGFYAGGALVRGFASSTGSRGWHEVENFDFSWSLYDPSGRALKTVYAGDAWSDAALAHKIEAAAARLPVLRRTPKALAPGRYRAYLAPAAVQEIVSLLGWDGFSARANASARSSLHRLHAGEAALDPRVTIAEDFSLGVAPAFNADGYRRDSVPLVVDGRSAGQLVSARTAREHGLNPNGATAYEVPETLSIAGGALADADVLAALDTGLYVGNLWYLNFSDKMNCRMTGMTRFATFWVEGGRIVAPVDAMRFDDSLYRLFGDELEQLGAEPELLLNDQSWGERATGGARLPGLLARSFELTL encoded by the coding sequence ATGACCGACTTCATGAAGCCGTGGCGCGCCGCCCCGATCGATTGGCACGCGCATTTCGCGCGGCTCGCGGACGAAGCCGAGCGGCTCAAGCAGCCGGGCGAGACGGTGTTGCTGTGGTTCGCCGGCGAGACGTCCGATTTCATCCGTTTCAACGCGGGCAAGATCCGCCAGACCGGGCGCGTGCTGCAGGGCAAGCTCGGCGTGCGGCTCGTCGGCGGCGCGCGGCAGGCGTCCGTCACGCAGACCGTGTGCGGCGATCCGGCCACGGATCTGCCCGCGCTCGCGGCTGCGCTCGCGACGCTGCGCGACGGCCTGCGCGACGCGCCGGACGATCCGCATCTGTTGTTCGACACGTCGTCGTGGCGGCAGTCGACCCGCCGCACCGGCCGCCTGCCGGACCCGGACGCGCTCGCGCGACTCGTTGCGGACGCCGCGCGCGGGCTCGATTTCGTCGGCTTTTACGCGGGCGGCGCGCTCGTGCGCGGCTTCGCTTCGTCGACGGGCAGCCGCGGCTGGCACGAGGTCGAGAATTTCGACTTCAGCTGGTCGCTGTACGACCCGAGCGGCCGCGCGCTCAAGACCGTCTACGCGGGCGACGCCTGGAGCGACGCGGCGCTCGCGCACAAGATCGAAGCGGCCGCCGCGCGGCTGCCGGTGCTGCGCCGCACGCCGAAGGCGCTCGCGCCCGGCCGCTATCGCGCGTATCTCGCGCCCGCCGCGGTGCAGGAGATCGTGAGCCTGCTCGGCTGGGACGGTTTTTCCGCGCGCGCGAACGCGAGCGCGCGCAGCAGCCTGCATCGGCTGCACGCGGGCGAAGCGGCGCTCGATCCGCGCGTGACGATCGCCGAGGACTTTTCGCTCGGCGTCGCTCCGGCGTTCAACGCGGACGGCTATCGGCGCGACAGCGTGCCGCTCGTCGTCGATGGGCGCAGCGCCGGGCAGCTCGTCAGCGCGCGCACCGCCCGCGAGCACGGCCTGAATCCGAACGGCGCGACCGCATATGAAGTGCCGGAGACGCTGTCGATCGCGGGCGGCGCGCTTGCTGACGCCGACGTGCTCGCGGCGCTCGACACCGGCCTGTACGTCGGCAATCTCTGGTATCTGAATTTCTCGGACAAGATGAATTGCCGGATGACCGGCATGACGCGCTTCGCGACGTTCTGGGTCGAAGGCGGCAGGATCGTCGCGCCCGTCGACGCGATGCGCTTCGACGACAGCCTGTACCGGCTGTTCGGCGACGAGCTCGAGCAGCTCGGCGCGGAGCCGGAACTGCTGCTGAACGATCAGTCGTGGGGCGAGCGCGCGACGGGCGGCGCGAGGCTGCCGGGCCTGCTCGCGCGGTCGTTCGAGTTGACGCTGTAA